Genomic segment of Tissierellales bacterium:
TCACTCCTTTCCATAAGCTGATTTAACAGTTCTTCCGTCCCAGGCTCTCCTATTCTCTTCATAAATGTTAACCATAGTTCTACTGCTTCCATATATTCTATATCTTTTTTATCATCAAATTTAGGTAATTCTATATAGTGAATTGATAAATCTTCTGTTAATAAGAAATGTTCATTTTTCTCTAATATCTGGTATTCTGTATGATATTTGCTTGTTTCGTCTATTATTATAAAATCCATTATATTAATTACTATACTCTTCTTTAATGATGAATATGGTTTTCCCTCTAATATTGTATCCCCATACATCTTAGACCAATAATATAAACTCCTTTTTCTAAAATCATCTTCTTTATTAACCTGAACTTCTATGTTTATTCTCTCTTCTTTCTCCGTTTTCACTTTTAAGTCTAATACAGAACCTTTATCTCCCTCAAATTCCTTTAAGTTAAAAGGGTTTAAATGTATTATTTCTATTATTTTATCCTCTTCATCTAAATTTAAGATTGAATTTAAGAAATCGATTAGAATAATTTTACTTTTCTTTTGTTCTCTTCCAAAGAGAGCCTTAAAAACTAGGTCATTTAATGGACTTAACAGCTCTTTAGTTCCCATTTTCCGGACCTCCTATATTATATTATCCTTATATTTATTATACCCTATTTTAGATAATTCTGTATATTAATATTGAAATTTATTTAACATTTGTTGACTTCTTACCAATGTTGTAAAAATCCTTATATATTGATCATTACATCCTATATATTTTAACATACATTTTGTCCCACTTAGATAAACCCATAGTTCTTTCGTTTAATTTTATCATCCTGCAAACTTCAAATTCATCAATATCTAGAAGCATTAAGTCTAATAAAATTAAATCTGGTTTACACGAAATAGTTTTTTAATAGTTTCATCCCCTGTATATACATGAATTATATTAAAATCACTTCTTTTTAAATGTATTTTTATAATTGGTTTCCTCATATTTAGGCCATTATAAATTATAATAAGCTAGTTTTATCATCAAAAATAGCCTCTAAAATCCCTTCTATTTCGTAAATTTCTTTAAAAAATCCAACGGGATTAAAATCTTTTCCTACTTTAATCATAAAATGTATTTCTATTAAAATGTCTTCTTCATCATCTTCAATTTCACTGTCTACTATATAAATATCTTTAATAACCATATTATGTTTCCCTAATAGAATTCCTATTTCACCAATAAGTCCTGATCTATTAGTGCCTATAATCTCTAATTTTTTATATTTTGTTTTAGATATTTTTCTTTCAATTGAACCTAAGCTTATTAATGTAAATAAAATAATACCTGCTGTTAATAAACCACCTAGATAATAACCATTACCTATAGCTAGCCCCACTCCAGCACACGCCCATAAACTAGCTGCTGTAGTAAGCCCTTTAATATTATTTCCAGTTTTAATTATAGTCCCAGCTCCTAAAAATCCTATACCGCTTACTATTTGGGCTGCTAATCTTGCAGGATCACCGTCTCGCAATCCTGTTTTAACATTATAGAAACCGTCTATAGATACTAGCATTATTAAGGCTGAGGTAACACTAACTAGAACATGAGTCCTTAACCCAGCCGGCCTATTATTTACTTCCCTTTCCATCCCAATTAATCCACCTATTATGGCTGAAAGAACTAGCCTTAATATTATCTCTATATGACTAACCATCTACATGACCCCTTTATACAAGTAAAAACTCAATATACATCATTACTTTAAAGTAGATTGTAATTTTTTACTTTCTAATTTTGACATCACAATTTACGATAAAATAGATAATATACTTAAATGATTAAAATCCAACTTATTGTGCTATTAAATAAGGGCATAATATTTCCATCATTCATTATTAAAGTTCTTCTAGAATCCGTTTCTCCTTTTGCCCCTAATATTAATACCAATACAATAGCTACTGCATTTAAATCAAATTTTTTAACAGAATAATCTATTATGCCAAAAATGAACCTTATTCACACATCTAACATTCTATTATTTATTGCATAAGATCCAACAACGCTTAACACGAAAATTATTGGTATTAAGACACTATCTTTTACTGTTGAAATTTCCGCAAAAAATCTTACTCCAAACAATCCCAATATAAGCATGAATATATTAACTATTGCAAAGCCAGCAAAAAAGTATAAGTGTTCCTCCCATGAACAGTAAATAAATCTAACCCTGGACTTAGACCTTGTATTACTAGTCCTCCAAGTAAAATTGCAGTTACACTATTTCCTGGTATTCCAAGGGTTAGTGTTTGAATCAATGAACCTCCAGTAACAGCATTATTAGCTACCTTTGCATCTACTATACTTTCTATACTACCCTCACTAAATTCTTCTTTGTTCTTAGAAAATCTTTTTGCTTCATTATATCCTATGAAACTCTCAATTGTTCCACCTGCTCCTGGTAGTATTCCAACTACAGTCCCGATAACTGTAGACCATAAGCTAATAGGTAAAATATGCAGCACCTATGTAGTTAGAAGTACCAGTTCCATTATTAGATATAGTTATTTTTTCTGGATTTTCTTTAGCATCATTTACAAAGTCTTCAAGAGTTTCCTACTTACTCGAATCTTGAACTATTAAAACTTCTGAATCATATACATGATTTAAAATTGGAACTACATCATCCACCTCATATTTAGTATCTCTTTCTAAAATTAAACTCACAAATGTAGGTAGATTAATAAATCCTACAGTATATCCATCTGGTTTTGCTCCTGCCAATTCTGTATATCCTAGTTCTTCATCAGAACCAGGTTTATTAAGTACTACTAAAAACTGGCCAGGTTTTTTTCTGCAACAGAGGTCAAAATACGTGCTCCAACATCTGTACCTTCACCAGCTTTATAAGCTACTATAACTTTCAATAGGTTTATTTAGAAATTCAGATGGATCTGTTGATCCTCCTTTATAGGTCCTAATAATTGTAATGAAAATACCAAATTGAGCTGCCACTCCTTATAATATACTTCTTGGATTTGCCATTAAATGTCTAAAGTCTGTCATTGCCCCTACACCCATAAATATCAATGATTAAGAGTTTATTTTTTTACTTATTATATATAATTTTTGAGTACCATAAATTCTATCTATATCACATCCAGAATGTATATAAAATATCAATTTGATTTAAACTTTAGACACTAATAAAATGTTCCATGAAGGTAGTAAGAAAATAAGTAGATTTAGGAGGAATACTATGAGAAGTAAAAAAGGGTTAGTATTAATTATTGCTTTGATTATATTAATGTCTACAGCATGTAGTAAAAATGTAAGTGAAACTCAACCACCAGCAGATACATCAAAAGACACAGAAGATGAATCTTCTGAGCCAACTAAAGAAGATGGTGGAATATTTATATTTGGAATTAATAGTGATCCAAATGTAATGAATCCATTATATGCAGGTGACAGGGTTACTATGACTATTAACAATGCATTGTTTTCACCATTGTATGTAACAGATGCAGAAGAAACCCGTTATTATTTAGCAGAGAGCATTGAGCATTCAGAGGATTATTTAACTTATACTTTAAAATTAAAAGAAGGACTTAAATGGCATGATGGAGAGCCCTTAACTGCTGATGATATTGTCTTTACAGTAGATTCAATACTTGATGAAAATCAAAATTCTCATCTTATAAGTTCCTTTTTAGTAGATGGAAAGCCAGTAAAGGTGAATAAAGTAGATGATTTAACAGTTGAATTTGTATTACCCCAGATATCAGTACCATTTACAAGTAAACTAGGAAGTCTCCGACCAATTCCCAAACATATATTTGAAGGAGAAAAAGATTTAGCAAAAAGTGATAAGAATTTAGAACCAATTGGTTCAGGCCCTTTCAAATTTAAAGAATTTAAAAATGGAGAAAAAGTAGAATTAGAAAGATTTGATAATTATTTTGATGGAAAGCCCCATTTAGAGGGGGTAGTATTTAGAGTAATAACCGATACAAATTCTGCAAATACCGCATTATTAAATGGAGAATTAAGTGCTAGATATATTACCACTGATGATATTAGTGGGTTTAGTGATAATGAAAAATTCAATATAGAAGTCTTTGATGAGGGCATGTTAAATAACATGGTATTTAAGTTAAACAATGAAGCTTTACAAAATAAGGATGTTAGAAAAGCCATTGCTTATGCTATTGATAAAGATGAAATAATAGCCGGCGTTTATGAATCTGATGAATATGCTGAAAAGGCTTATTCAATATTCGTACCTACAACTGAATATCATACCCACGATGTAGAAAAATATGAACATAATTTAGAAAAAGCAAAAGAACTTATGAAAAATGCAGGTTATGATAATCTAAATTTAAAATTAGCATATACAAATTCAAGTGAGGAACAAGAATCTTATGGCCTTATAATGCAACAACAATTAAAAGAGATTGGGGTAGAACTAGAGCTTGTTTCTATGGAAAGAGGAGCTTTCTTAGAAAAATTCACAGATGCTTCCAATTCAGATTTTGATTTAGCCTTTAATGGATATGTCATGGGTCTTGAACCTAGTGGATATAGTCCATTATTTGTAGCAGAGAATCAAAATAATTTCATGGGCTATGTCAACAAAGAATTAGATGAAATGTGGGATAAAGGCGTTATTGAAACTGATGAAAGTAAGAGATCAGAAATATATGAAGAAATCCAAATGGAAATAATGGATGATATGGTAGTGTATCCAATAGTTTATCCTAAATCAATTGTAGCAATAGATAGTAGATTTGGAGGAATTGAAGAAGCTAAGTTAGTACCAGTTAGTATGTTTGAAGATTTATCTAAATTATACTTAGTCAAATAATAAAATAGACAACTACAAAAGTAAACTGATTTTCAGTTTACTTTTGTAATTATATAGGAGGAATTAGGGTGAAAAGGTTAATTATTAAAAGGGTATTACAAACAATACCAATGCTTATTGCAGTATCTATAGTTTCATTTCTTCTTATAAAACTAGCCCCTGGGGATCCAGTTCAAGCCTATATAACTCCAGAAATGGGACCAGCTGACATTGAGAGAATTAGAGAAAGTATGGGGCTTAATGATCCAATCCATATCCAATATATAAGGTGGATAAGGAATGTATTAAAGGGGAATTTAGGATATTCTTTAGTTAATCATAGACCTGTTGCTACACAGATAACTGAAAGACTACCTGCAACTATAGGCCTTATGTTAACTTCCTTAATATTTTCTATGATTATAGGAATTATAATAGGTCTTTTTTCAGCTGCTAATCAAAATAAGCTTTTCGATCAAATAGTTACAATTATATCTTATCTCGGTATATCTTTACCAAGTTTTTGGTTTGCAATGATATTGATCTATTTATTATCCCTAAAGTTACACTTATTACCAAGCATAGGTATGAGAACAACAGGAGTTTATAGCACTTGGGATCTTATAAAACATGCAATAATGCCTATTTTAGTATTAAGTATACAAAATATAGCAGTAGTTGCTAGGTATATTAGATCTAATACTATTAGTGAATTAAAAGAAGAATATGTAACAGTTCAGTTAGCATCAGGAGCTAGTAAAAATGAAATATTATATAAATATGTATTAAAAAATGCTATTTTACCTGTAATTACTATACTGGGAATGTCTTTACCTAGTTTGGTATCAGGAGCTTTTATTACAGAGAGTATTTTTGGATGGCCTGGTATGGGGCAGCTAGGTATGACGGCTATATTTAGCTATGATTATCCTCTAATTATGGCAATTACAATGTTTTCATCTCTAGTTCTCATATTAGGAAATCTTTTATCGGATATATTGTATAGCGTTGTAGACCCAAGAATTAAGGAGCTGAGCTAAAAATGAATCACAGATTAAAATCTAATTTAATATATCAGTTAAAAGAAAGTAAATTAGGAGTAATATCTATTTTAGTAATTATTATTTTGTCTATTGCATCTATTTTAGCTTTTCTATCTCCCT
This window contains:
- a CDS encoding Rpn family recombination-promoting nuclease/putative transposase, giving the protein MGTKELLSPLNDLVFKALFGREQKKSKIILIDFLNSILNLDEEDKIIEIIHLNPFNLKEFEGDKGSVLDLKVKTEKEERINIEVQVNKEDDFRKRSLYYWSKMYGDTILEGKPYSSLKKSIVINIMDFIIIDETSKYHTEYQILEKNEHFLLTEDLSIHYIELPKFDDKKDIEYMEAVELWLTFMKRIGEPGTEELLNQLMERS
- a CDS encoding MgtC/SapB family protein, which encodes MVSHIEIILRLVLSAIIGGLIGMEREVNNRPAGLRTHVLVSVTSALIMLVSIDGFYNVKTGLRDGDPARLAAQIVSGIGFLGAGTIIKTGNNIKGLTTAASLWACAGVGLAIGNGYYLGGLLTAGIILFTLISLGSIERKISKTKYKKLEIIGTNRSGLIGEIGILLGKHNMVIKDIYIVDSEIEDDEEDILIEIHFMIKVGKDFNPVGFFKEIYEIEGILEAIFDDKTSLL
- a CDS encoding tripartite tricarboxylate transporter permease, translated to MLHILPISLWSTVIGTVVGILPGAGGTIESFIGYNEAKRFSKNKEEFSEGSIESIVDAKVANNAVTGGSLIQTLTLGIPGNSVTAILLGGLVIQGLSPGLDLFTVHGRNTYTFLLALQ
- a CDS encoding ABC transporter substrate-binding protein, whose product is MRSKKGLVLIIALIILMSTACSKNVSETQPPADTSKDTEDESSEPTKEDGGIFIFGINSDPNVMNPLYAGDRVTMTINNALFSPLYVTDAEETRYYLAESIEHSEDYLTYTLKLKEGLKWHDGEPLTADDIVFTVDSILDENQNSHLISSFLVDGKPVKVNKVDDLTVEFVLPQISVPFTSKLGSLRPIPKHIFEGEKDLAKSDKNLEPIGSGPFKFKEFKNGEKVELERFDNYFDGKPHLEGVVFRVITDTNSANTALLNGELSARYITTDDISGFSDNEKFNIEVFDEGMLNNMVFKLNNEALQNKDVRKAIAYAIDKDEIIAGVYESDEYAEKAYSIFVPTTEYHTHDVEKYEHNLEKAKELMKNAGYDNLNLKLAYTNSSEEQESYGLIMQQQLKEIGVELELVSMERGAFLEKFTDASNSDFDLAFNGYVMGLEPSGYSPLFVAENQNNFMGYVNKELDEMWDKGVIETDESKRSEIYEEIQMEIMDDMVVYPIVYPKSIVAIDSRFGGIEEAKLVPVSMFEDLSKLYLVK
- a CDS encoding ABC transporter permease; this translates as MKRLIIKRVLQTIPMLIAVSIVSFLLIKLAPGDPVQAYITPEMGPADIERIRESMGLNDPIHIQYIRWIRNVLKGNLGYSLVNHRPVATQITERLPATIGLMLTSLIFSMIIGIIIGLFSAANQNKLFDQIVTIISYLGISLPSFWFAMILIYLLSLKLHLLPSIGMRTTGVYSTWDLIKHAIMPILVLSIQNIAVVARYIRSNTISELKEEYVTVQLASGASKNEILYKYVLKNAILPVITILGMSLPSLVSGAFITESIFGWPGMGQLGMTAIFSYDYPLIMAITMFSSLVLILGNLLSDILYSVVDPRIKELS